tgattcgtcttagaaataattttgattcatttcgaAAAGATATTCTTATTCTCATCTTCTTTTCTGTAACCCGCTTTGCTTAAAATTCAACATCTATATATATGGTATTTCTTgcttttcaaatacaaaaatgataCCAGTGTTGAATTGAGTTTTctcggttctttttttttttcatttcatagatttttttttctttttttcagccTACGAATTCAAACCATCATCAGCATCAGCTTCACGAGAATGGAAGTTTAGTGAGCGGCCACGGACTACTTTCTCAACAACTTCCACCTTGCCCaccaaaccctaaccctaacaaCCACTATGCTGCTGTCGCCAGTGGTCTTCCGGCGAGGCTTGGTGGATCCATGGCTGAGAGAGCGAGGCAGGCCAAAGCTCCTCCACCTGAGGGGGCCCTAAAGTGTCCTCGATGCGACTCCATCAACACTAAGTTTTGTTACTACAACAATTACAACCTTACTCAGCCTCGTTACTTCTGCAAGGCTTGCCGCCGCTACTGGACACGTGGCGGCGCCCTGAGGAACGTCCCCGTGGGTGGTGGCTGCCGGAAGAATAGCAAAAAGGGTAAAAATGGCAACTCAAAATCTTCATCTTCGTCGTCCAAACAGTCTTCTTCCACGGTCAACGATCCAAGTTCCAACTCAGGACAGCTAAGGACAAACTATCAGTTCCCGTTTTTACCAACTCTTCACAATCTCACTCAACTAGAAGGTATCGGATTGAATTTAACTGCCGCTAATGGCAACAACCAAGGCCACCAGATTGGTTCTAGTTTGATGAACGATCTAGGGTTTCTTCATGTCGGAAATGGACGAAACATAGCAGCTCCGATTAGTGGAAACATTCATGACAACAACAATAACGGTGCAAGCAGCCTAATGAGCCACTTCAATCTCTTCGATCCAACGACGGGGCTACACGCTTTCCAGAACGGTGGAAATATCGTAAACAACGTCGGAATATCTTTTTCCTCTACGCCCATGGTTGATTCTAGGGCTTACCAGGCCGCTCCAGTGAAGATGGAAGAACAACCCGGTTTGGTTAACTTGTCTAGACCGGTCTCCGGTTTGACGTCTCCCGGGAACCAAACAAACCAGTACCTTTGGAACAGTTCAGATTTCTCGGGTCCTTCTTCTAACGATCACCACCAACTCTTGTGAGATTTAGTGTATCTGTTGGATCGTtaatattaatgtatgttaCGACGAAACGGTCATGATCAAATGCATGCAGAGTACGTGTGTGGGACAGTGATGGTGGAGACGTATTCTGATACAACTAAAAGGTATCTTAATCAGAGTTTGTGGTTCTTCAACTTAAGATCGATATTTATGTATAATCAGGTGAGTCATTTGTTTTCTATTATGTGGTTTCATGGTAAGTCTGAAGTTGCTATGTCTCTCAACGAATTCGTGTCGAGTGTGTAACAGTCCACTTTGTATACGTTTTTAAACTAAATCTCATGGAATATATAATGGTTTCAGCTATTATCATGTTATACTCGATTTCCGTTTATggctatatatagtatataggtTTGCCTGATCCCAAAGCGAGTAGTGAACATTACTATAATGATTTATCGTTTATTGATTATAATTAAGAAAGTCATATAATAATACAGTAAAAGCTAAGGATAAttcataaaagttaaaaaagaaaaaaggttgCTGACAAAGGAACTTGATCATGCAAATCTGTGCTCTCTGGATGCTACGTTGTAAAACTTCCGGAATACtctttttctcatatttttagGAGCTTCCTTTTCTTTTACAGTCTTCTTGTACGAATCTGTGTGTCAGACTGTCTTGTGTGGGTGCATGATCCTCTATAGATATTCGTTAAccaaatatatgtaaacatgtaTATTTCTGCATGGATTAAAAGCATACTAACGTTAACGtatagttttcttaatatatactGTTAAGCAAAAGTATAATATCCATATCTCCAGATTCCAACGTTGTTATACACATACAACAGACTCAAGGTGAGACCAACCTAGTTCGTAgattctataattttttattgttctATAAAGGTTAGTAACTATGAGTTGCATTTTATTTGACTAgtcctagttttttttttgaacaaaactaCTTATAGTTGGTTTACTGTAATCTGTCTCGGATCACAGCGAGTCAAATGTGACAAGCTTGGCGTCTAGTTTACTATGGATATTGCATTTGAACAAAAATATCTTCAACTTAGTAGCTAGTATATATGCAACGAAAACAATAATTTACCAATGATACGAGATATGAAACGATAAGAAAAATGTGGAGAAAACGTTAAACAAAGATTGACACGGAAAACAATGCGTGCTGATATTTTTATGTCCTGAGCATGACCCCCCAACTTTTATGATAGTCCCACTTAACGGTAGGGTTAAATCATTTGAAATGCTTTTTTGACTCTACCCTTTTTATTGTACCGAAGACTTGTTTCCCTAAATTTAAATGTGCGTATCCAATAACTAGTGTGTATTTTAATTGAATTGAAACACTGTTCCTTTTGTATATCTACTTTGTATGATAATTATGCAGTAGgagaaccaaaaacaaaaccaaatagtTAGTACAGAGACAAACGCTAACCTGACCGATGCATGGGAACACGCGGTCAATGAATTTTGTGGGACGTTAATTGATTGTTGATGTTGACCCAATGCCACTGAAATGGACTGTTTCTTTCTCCTACAAACAAAACGAACTGTAGTAGTCAAACGTCGTTGGAACATCTTTCTTTTATATGCATGGTGTGACTGAACTAATTTAATAACATCAAAATGATAGAAAATtggttttttttgtcacaagaAAATTGGTTTCTTTCTCTATTAAAATTAGACGATTTAGTTAAAATTTGTGGTAGCAGTCAAAAAGCCAACCTAAAACTGGACAGCTAGCCAAAGGTAGAAAAGGTTAAAAGTCAAACATTGTGAAATTAAGTGTGGAGACTTGAGATAAGAAAGGAATACAAAAGACATGAATTAAGTTCCATAAACcataaaattacaaatttaatgTAAACTTCCATAAAATGCAAGAAACATTACGtacaaaacagagagagaagTGAAATAAATGTTAGGGAAAGTGAGTAACTTCTCTTGAACCCCAAACTGTTACTCAATACATATCTCTCTTACTAACAATTAACCAACAACCTCTTTCAATTCCTTCATTTACTTTTTTCGTCACATACAGTTAGCAGTTGCAAGAAACTTAACAATTCAAAGAATCAAATCTTAGACCACTAATCTAAGACAACTATAATCTTCTCATCACCTATGAGTTGCCaaaacttttcttctttttattaacATTATACATCATCATTGAGAGACTACACACCATTCTTCTTTGCGTCTGTAAGCCGAAAGGGACTGGTTTTTTTATACACAAGATTTCCACATTCTTCCTTCTAAAGAGATCACTACTATTGAAACATCATCATGGTACCGTCTCCGTTCTCCTTGTGGTATCTCCAGCAGTTCATGGAAATCCAGACCTAcaattacacaaaaaaaatatatcaattaataCAAGCTGTTTAACCAAAACATAGCTCCGAATAGAAACACAATGTAAGAATCTTGATCATTATACCAGCTTTCTTAGCAGCTCTGAACAAAAGCTCTTGGACAAGGTGCTGGGCTGGATCACCTTCAGGCTGCAATGTGATGAAGAGCTCAACCTCTGAAACCGCTTCTTCGTTTGTGAAGTATTGGTATAGACCATCCGATGATAGTATTAAAAACCGATCCTTGGAGCTTAATCTATGATGGTAGAGAAAGGGTAAGCAGTTGATGTATGGAGACTGCCCTTTGTAATCAATTTGGAACATCTCAAGAAGCGCATTGTTCCATTTAGGCTGCAAAAAcaatataaccaaaataaattagatTGAGATCACGACCACTTAGCCAATCACATGAACCTAAAAATGATGAATAATAATTATTACCTGTTTTAGGAAACCAGCACCAAATGCTCTTGTCACCTTCAAGGAGCCTTTAACCCGTTCATTAGTCACCGCCCTAGCATCATCCGGATGCTCGTTTCTGATTCTTTCAACTTCCTAAAAAACCATAAAGAACATAACACAATCAATACCTCTATGAAACACCAAGATTTAGATTCATTGAGCAAAACAAATGCCATTGTTTGTTTGCTTACCTCTTCTACATTTGTGCTGTGATCAAAAGTAAGCTGAGAAGCCGATAAATTTTTTACCAAAGAGGAGTCATGATCTCCCTCACAACCAAGTACAGCTCTACTATCGCCGACATTCATCACATAAACATCTTCACCTTTCATCAGCATCACCAGAACACAAGAACCCATCAAAGCCAGCTCGGGATTCTCCTCCAGCATCTTATCAGCAGTGTCTAGATACGCTTCTTCCGTCTTCCTCAAAGCTTCCGACAATGCATGTAGTACATGCTTATGGTCCGTTAACCGATCCGACCTGGACCCGGTTCTACAATTAATTTGTTCCTTTAACCGACGGTCAAGATCTTGCTTTTCTTGATCCCACTCGCATCTCCACCGTCGCTCACAATGATTATGTGGACCGTCCCATAACAACAAGTCTTTGAGCTCCCGGTGAAGCGTAGGATAAAGATGAGAGAGAAGATAATCAGGCGCATCTGGACCGTTGAAACCGTCGTATATGCCCACGAAAAGCCAACCGTGCTCCTCCTCCGAAACGACGACGTGTACTCGATCCTCACCGGCTTTTCCCTGGGCCCACTGAAGACTCTGACTCTCCACCGAAACGCCGTCGTTTAACGTCCCTTCTTTAAGATTCTTCTCTGGCCTGATCGGAGCAACGACCGAGTTTTGCCGTCGAGAAACCGTCCTCGATATTACTCGACGGATAGTCCGAACCAAAGACCTTCTT
The sequence above is drawn from the Brassica napus cultivar Da-Ae chromosome A8, Da-Ae, whole genome shotgun sequence genome and encodes:
- the LOC106362257 gene encoding dof zinc finger protein DOF1.1 isoform X1 yields the protein MGMGIIQMYIIIKRTETPFLFLVKKSISFSLFCLCSPSLFSLSSLILCSLHVSLWSSGFLSFVLPFYFFLIPHQVSPKNPSNFIKEGRNNKGYRRTMVFSSNWSQPTNSNHHQHQLHENGSLVSGHGLLSQQLPPCPPNPNPNNHYAAVASGLPARLGGSMAERARQAKAPPPEGALKCPRCDSINTKFCYYNNYNLTQPRYFCKACRRYWTRGGALRNVPVGGGCRKNSKKGKNGNSKSSSSSSKQSSSTVNDPSSNSGQLRTNYQFPFLPTLHNLTQLEGIGLNLTAANGNNQGHQIGSSLMNDLGFLHVGNGRNIAAPISGNIHDNNNNGASSLMSHFNLFDPTTGLHAFQNGGNIVNNVGISFSSTPMVDSRAYQAAPVKMEEQPGLVNLSRPVSGLTSPGNQTNQYLWNSSDFSGPSSNDHHQLL
- the LOC106362256 gene encoding probable protein phosphatase 2C 4; the encoded protein is MGNGVTKLRTCFTGRERFRQKDITFQLPDPLDEGLGHSFCYVRPDQTLTTSSKVHAELEETTTTVFRTISGASVSANAATPLSTSLYDPYGHVDLASAASFESTTSFPSIPLQPIPKSSGDGDPNERGFLSGPIERGFMSGSLDDDGDGLDNPSSDHHHFQRSFSHGLALRVGSKRRSLVRTIRRVISRTVSRRQNSVVAPIRPEKNLKEGTLNDGVSVESQSLQWAQGKAGEDRVHVVVSEEEHGWLFVGIYDGFNGPDAPDYLLSHLYPTLHRELKDLLLWDGPHNHCERRWRCEWDQEKQDLDRRLKEQINCRTGSRSDRLTDHKHVLHALSEALRKTEEAYLDTADKMLEENPELALMGSCVLVMLMKGEDVYVMNVGDSRAVLGCEGDHDSSLVKNLSASQLTFDHSTNVEEEVERIRNEHPDDARAVTNERVKGSLKVTRAFGAGFLKQPKWNNALLEMFQIDYKGQSPYINCLPFLYHHRLSSKDRFLILSSDGLYQYFTNEEAVSEVELFITLQPEGDPAQHLVQELLFRAAKKAGLDFHELLEIPQGERRRYHDDVSIVVISLEGRMWKSCV
- the LOC106362257 gene encoding dof zinc finger protein DOF1.1 isoform X2, whose protein sequence is MPTNSNHHQHQLHENGSLVSGHGLLSQQLPPCPPNPNPNNHYAAVASGLPARLGGSMAERARQAKAPPPEGALKCPRCDSINTKFCYYNNYNLTQPRYFCKACRRYWTRGGALRNVPVGGGCRKNSKKGKNGNSKSSSSSSKQSSSTVNDPSSNSGQLRTNYQFPFLPTLHNLTQLEGIGLNLTAANGNNQGHQIGSSLMNDLGFLHVGNGRNIAAPISGNIHDNNNNGASSLMSHFNLFDPTTGLHAFQNGGNIVNNVGISFSSTPMVDSRAYQAAPVKMEEQPGLVNLSRPVSGLTSPGNQTNQYLWNSSDFSGPSSNDHHQLL